Proteins from one Hemibagrus wyckioides isolate EC202008001 linkage group LG16, SWU_Hwy_1.0, whole genome shotgun sequence genomic window:
- the LOC131367186 gene encoding uncharacterized protein LOC131367186 has translation MAMDLKVLILIPAASHSAANCPSACFPAPVIPETEQPLTEGHGPHTPRAPPTGCHERLGRMPSPSPQNTCGLIGQTPMNPQAPCDSPFQGTTTPVAQSRGTVPDCHAMLQRRVSQDSPTTSRDLSLCFLYGRCVSRIEEILEVFLPPSDNIPSQGQQLSTSTIHSAGRELLTPSEAPDGLPEFPRGRPRVLLHGLPELLPDPSFCFHNHPGCSSLGLPVLISCLRGPTSQPGSIGLFLQLDSIPYFQCPPLGLGIAATTGTRDLTATAPGSCVNNGGGEHGPLRLNVPNLPRNLFETLPEVGVEDFPNRGFSQTFPTDPHNTFGSAKSVRHPPLQADPTHHQVVIS, from the exons ATGGCCATGGATTTGAAGGTGCTGATCCTCATTCCAGCCGCTTCGCACTCGGCTGCGAACTGCCCCAGCGCATGCT TTCCTGCTCCGGTCATACCGGAGACCGAACAGCCCTTAACAGAGGGCCACGGACCCCATACTCCCAGAGCACCTCCCACTGGATGCCACGAGAGACTCGGTCGAatgccttctccaagtccacaaaacacatgtggactgATTGGGCAAACTCCCATGAACCCTCAAGCACCCTGTGACTCTCCTTTCCA AGGGACCACCACCCCGGTCGCTcagtccagaggcactgtccctgactgccaCGCTATGTTGCAGAGACGTGTCAGCCAAGACAGCCCCACAACATCCAGAGACTTAAG cctctgcttcctctaTGGAAGGTGTGTCAGTAGGATTGAGGAGATCCTCGAAGTATTCCTTCCACCTTCCGACAATATCCCCAGTCAAGGTCAGCAACTCTCCACCAGCACCATACACAGTGCTGGCAGAGAGCTGCTTACCCCTTCTGAGGCGCCGGACGGTCTGCCAGAATTTCCCCGAGGCCGACCGAGAGTCCTTCTCCATGGCCTCCCCGAACTCCTCCCAGACCCGAGTTTTTGCTTCCACAACCACCCGGGCTGCAGCTCGCTTGGCCTGCCGGTACTCATCAGCTGCCTCCGGGGTCCCACAAGCCAACCAGGCTCGATAGGActctttcttcagcttgacagcatcccttacttccagtgtccaCCACTGGGTTTGGGGATTGCCGCCACGACAGGCACCAGAGACCTTACGGCCACAGCTCCTGGTAGCTGCGTCaacaatggaggaggagaacatggtCCACTCAGACTCAATGTCCCCAACCTCCCTCGGAATCTTTTTGAAACTCTCCCGGAGGTGGGAGTTGAAGACTTCCCTAACAGAGGGTTCAGCCAGACGTTCCCAACAGACCCCCACAATACATTTGGGTCTGCCAAGTCTGTCCGGCATCCTCCTCTGCAAGCGGATCCAACTCACCACCAGGTGGTGATCAGTTGA